The Streptomyces sp. NBC_00670 genome window below encodes:
- a CDS encoding Zn-dependent alcohol dehydrogenase — protein MAVRAAVLPALGAPLELAEIDLPDPGPGQVRVRLAAVGVCHSDLSLSNGTMRVPLPAVLGHEGAGTVVAVGEGVTHVAPGDGAVLNWAPSCGSCHACGRGEVWLCANALNGAGEVYARTADGTELHPGLNVAAFAEETVVSAGCVLPAPDGVPLADAALLGCAVLTGYGAVHHAAGVRPGETVAVFGVGGVGLAALQEARIAGAGKVVAVDVSPEKESLARRAGATDYVVASATTAREIRGLTGRQGVDVAVECVGRAVTIRTAWESTRRGGRTVVVGIGGKEEEVTFNALELFHWGRTLSGCVYGNCDPARDLPVLAAHVREGSLDLGLLVTERIGLDGVQGAFENMRAGRGARALVTF, from the coding sequence ATGGCCGTACGTGCCGCCGTCCTGCCCGCCCTGGGCGCTCCGCTGGAGCTCGCCGAGATCGACCTGCCCGATCCCGGACCCGGCCAGGTCCGCGTCCGGCTCGCCGCCGTCGGGGTCTGCCACTCGGACCTGTCCCTGTCCAACGGAACGATGCGGGTGCCGTTGCCGGCGGTGCTCGGGCACGAGGGGGCGGGCACGGTCGTCGCCGTGGGGGAGGGCGTCACGCATGTCGCGCCGGGCGACGGGGCGGTGCTGAACTGGGCACCCTCGTGCGGCAGTTGCCATGCCTGTGGACGGGGCGAGGTGTGGCTGTGCGCCAACGCGCTGAACGGTGCTGGGGAGGTGTACGCCCGTACGGCGGACGGCACGGAGCTGCATCCCGGGCTGAACGTCGCCGCGTTCGCGGAGGAGACGGTGGTCTCCGCGGGCTGCGTGCTGCCCGCGCCGGACGGGGTGCCCCTGGCGGACGCGGCGCTGCTGGGGTGCGCGGTGCTCACCGGGTACGGCGCGGTGCACCATGCGGCGGGGGTGCGGCCGGGGGAGACGGTCGCGGTGTTCGGTGTGGGCGGGGTGGGGCTGGCGGCGCTCCAGGAGGCGCGGATCGCGGGGGCCGGGAAGGTCGTGGCGGTCGATGTCTCGCCGGAGAAGGAGTCGCTGGCGCGGCGGGCCGGTGCCACGGACTACGTGGTGGCCTCCGCCACGACGGCCCGGGAGATCCGGGGGCTGACGGGCCGGCAGGGTGTCGATGTCGCGGTGGAGTGTGTGGGACGGGCGGTGACCATCCGTACGGCGTGGGAGTCCACGCGGCGGGGCGGGCGGACGGTGGTGGTCGGGATCGGCGGCAAGGAGGAGGAAGTCACGTTCAACGCGCTGGAACTCTTCCACTGGGGGCGGACGTTGTCGGGCTGCGTCTACGGCAACTGCGACCCGGCGCGTGACCTCCCGGTACTCGCGGCCCACGTGCGCGAGGGGAGCCTCGACCTGGGGCTCCTGGTGACGGAACGGATCGGGCTGGACGGGGTCCAGGGGGCGTTCGAGAACATGCGGGCGGGGAGGGGCGCGAGGGCGCTGGTGACGTTCTGA
- a CDS encoding aldehyde dehydrogenase family protein, translating to MKAHDGIYVDGAWRPAAGPGTIEVVNPADEQVIARVPAGTAEDVDAAVRAARAALPGWAATAPAERAARLAALRDRLAARAAEIAETVTAELGAPPKVAQSVHAGLPVLVAGSYAELAATYAFEERLGNSTVLHEPVGVVGAITPWNYPLHQIVAKVAPALAAGCAVVLKPAEDTPLTAQLFAEAVDEAGLPAGVFNLVTGLGPVAGQALAEHPGVDMVSFTGSTAVGRRIGATAGAAVKRVALELGGKSANVILPSADLARAVNVGVANVMSNSGQTCSAWTRMLVHRDHYDEAVELAAAAAAKYGERIGPLVNAAQRDRVRGYIEKGVAEGARLVAGGPEAPRERGYYVSPTVFADVRPEMTIAQEEIFGPVLCVLRYEDTEDALRIANGTQYGLAGAVWAGDEAEAVAFARGLETGQVDINGGRFNPLAPFGGYKRSGVGRELGPHGLAEYLQTKSFQF from the coding sequence ATGAAGGCACACGACGGCATCTACGTGGACGGCGCCTGGCGCCCCGCCGCCGGGCCCGGCACGATCGAGGTGGTGAACCCGGCCGACGAGCAGGTCATCGCCCGTGTCCCGGCCGGCACCGCCGAGGACGTCGACGCCGCCGTGCGCGCCGCCCGCGCCGCGCTGCCCGGCTGGGCGGCGACGGCGCCCGCCGAGCGGGCCGCCCGGCTGGCCGCCCTGCGCGACCGGCTGGCGGCCCGCGCGGCGGAGATCGCGGAGACGGTCACCGCCGAACTGGGCGCCCCGCCCAAGGTCGCCCAGAGCGTGCACGCGGGCCTGCCCGTCCTCGTCGCCGGTTCCTACGCCGAACTGGCCGCCACGTACGCCTTCGAGGAGAGGCTCGGCAACTCGACCGTGCTGCACGAGCCGGTCGGCGTCGTCGGCGCCATCACGCCGTGGAACTACCCACTGCACCAGATCGTCGCCAAGGTCGCCCCGGCGCTCGCGGCCGGCTGCGCGGTGGTGCTCAAGCCCGCCGAGGACACCCCGCTCACCGCTCAGCTGTTCGCCGAGGCGGTCGACGAGGCGGGCCTCCCGGCCGGGGTCTTCAACCTGGTCACGGGGCTCGGCCCGGTCGCCGGACAGGCGCTGGCCGAGCACCCCGGCGTCGACATGGTCTCCTTCACCGGCTCCACCGCGGTCGGCCGCCGCATCGGCGCGACCGCGGGCGCGGCGGTGAAGCGGGTCGCCCTGGAACTCGGCGGCAAGTCCGCCAACGTCATCCTGCCGAGCGCCGACCTCGCCCGCGCGGTCAACGTCGGCGTCGCCAACGTGATGTCCAACTCCGGCCAGACGTGCAGCGCGTGGACCCGGATGCTGGTCCACCGCGACCACTACGACGAGGCGGTGGAACTGGCCGCCGCCGCTGCCGCCAAGTACGGCGAGCGCATCGGCCCGCTGGTCAACGCGGCGCAGCGGGACCGGGTGCGCGGCTACATCGAGAAGGGCGTCGCCGAGGGCGCCCGCCTGGTGGCCGGCGGCCCCGAGGCCCCGCGCGAGCGCGGCTACTACGTCAGCCCCACCGTCTTCGCCGACGTGCGCCCGGAGATGACGATCGCCCAGGAGGAGATCTTCGGCCCGGTGCTGTGCGTCCTGCGCTACGAGGACACCGAGGACGCGCTGCGGATCGCCAACGGCACGCAGTACGGGCTGGCCGGTGCGGTCTGGGCGGGCGACGAGGCGGAGGCGGTGGCCTTCGCCCGGGGCCTGGAGACCGGCCAGGTGGACATCAACGGCGGCCGGTTCAACCCGCTGGCGCCCTTCGGCGGCTACAAGCGGTCCGGGGTGGGCCGGGAACTGGGCCCGCACGGCCTGGCGGAGTACCTCCAGACGAAGTCCTTCCAGTTCTGA
- a CDS encoding TetR/AcrR family transcriptional regulator — translation MMPVPHPTSLRRAPVQRRSAERLTRILDACADLLDEVGYDELSTRAVAARAGVPIGSVYRFFGNKRAMADALGERNLERYTERVTRRLEETAGEGGWRAAVDAVLDEYLDMKRTAPGFSLVDFGNQIPIGTRHAEPNHRVADRLAELLSGYLGRGPDEELRRTVLVAVETADTLVHLAFRVSPEGDERIIDEMRELLRAYLSRSLD, via the coding sequence ATGATGCCCGTGCCCCACCCGACCTCGCTGCGCCGCGCACCGGTCCAACGACGCAGCGCCGAACGGCTCACCCGGATCCTGGACGCCTGCGCCGACCTCCTCGACGAGGTGGGCTACGACGAACTGAGCACCCGCGCGGTCGCCGCCCGGGCCGGCGTCCCCATCGGCTCGGTCTACCGCTTCTTCGGCAACAAGCGCGCGATGGCCGACGCGCTGGGCGAACGCAACCTGGAGCGGTACACCGAGCGGGTCACCCGCCGGCTGGAGGAGACGGCGGGCGAGGGCGGCTGGCGTGCGGCGGTGGACGCGGTGCTGGACGAGTACCTCGACATGAAGCGCACCGCCCCCGGCTTCTCCCTCGTCGACTTCGGCAACCAGATACCCATCGGCACCCGGCACGCCGAGCCCAACCACCGGGTCGCCGACCGGCTGGCGGAACTGCTCTCCGGGTACCTGGGCCGGGGCCCGGACGAGGAGCTGCGGCGCACGGTCCTGGTCGCCGTCGAGACCGCCGACACGCTCGTCCACCTCGCCTTCCGGGTCTCCCCGGAGGGGGACGAACGGATCATCGACGAGATGCGTGAGCTGCTGCGGGCGTATCTGTCGCGTTCGCTGGACTGA
- a CDS encoding NADP-dependent oxidoreductase, translated as MKKVSFAEFGGPDVLRLIDAEEPHAGPGHIRIAVRAAGVNPVDWRIREGQMRKVRPTALPAGVGLDAAGVVDEVGEGVDGVEIGDRVFGEGTDTCAEFAVLSAWARMPGNLTFEEAAGYPSVMETALRVIREVGVQPGRTLLVSGASGGVGSAVLQVARDRGIAVIGTAGAANQDYLRGLGAAATTYDEGWVERVRRLGRVDAALDLAGSGVIRELVELTGDPRKVVSIADLAAPEFGARFSNMAGSVTEALAETVRLLDRGALHIPVEKSYPLTETATAHRDSQAGHTRGRRVIVV; from the coding sequence ATGAAGAAAGTGAGCTTCGCCGAGTTCGGCGGTCCTGACGTGTTGCGCCTCATCGACGCCGAGGAACCCCACGCGGGCCCCGGCCACATACGCATCGCCGTACGAGCGGCGGGCGTGAACCCCGTCGACTGGAGAATCCGCGAAGGTCAGATGCGGAAGGTCCGGCCGACCGCCCTGCCCGCAGGAGTCGGGCTGGACGCCGCAGGAGTGGTGGACGAGGTCGGCGAGGGCGTCGACGGCGTCGAGATCGGCGACCGCGTGTTCGGCGAGGGCACGGACACCTGTGCCGAGTTCGCCGTGCTGTCGGCCTGGGCCCGTATGCCCGGGAACCTGACGTTCGAGGAGGCGGCCGGGTACCCCTCCGTGATGGAGACCGCGCTGCGCGTCATCCGCGAGGTCGGCGTGCAGCCCGGCCGGACGCTGCTGGTCAGCGGGGCGTCCGGAGGAGTCGGGTCGGCGGTGCTGCAGGTCGCCCGCGACCGTGGCATCGCCGTGATCGGCACGGCCGGGGCCGCGAACCAGGACTACCTGCGCGGCCTGGGCGCCGCCGCCACCACGTACGACGAGGGCTGGGTCGAGCGGGTGCGCCGGCTGGGACGCGTCGACGCCGCCCTCGATCTGGCCGGCTCGGGCGTGATCCGCGAACTCGTCGAGCTGACCGGGGACCCGCGGAAGGTGGTCTCCATCGCCGATCTCGCCGCACCGGAGTTCGGTGCGCGATTCTCCAACATGGCCGGGAGCGTGACCGAGGCGCTCGCCGAGACCGTCCGTCTCCTCGACCGGGGGGCGCTGCACATCCCGGTCGAGAAGTCGTACCCGCTCACCGAGACGGCCACGGCGCACCGCGACAGCCAGGCAGGTCACACCCGCGGGCGCCGGGTCATCGTCGTCTGA
- a CDS encoding TetR/AcrR family transcriptional regulator: MCAMARPRKPLLSTDRIVETARALVDAEGLAAVSTRRLAAELGVSGPSLYNHFRTKDEILEAVADSVSAQVDLSMFEAGWDVREWRRALHDWAVSYRAALRAHPNVVPVLAHGPGRRPAALRLADAVYGAMVDAGWPAAQATSVGALMRYFVMGSALGSFAGGFVNDEAAYDPADYPHLGQAHRLAGRQEEIDERAFEVGLRALLDGLEVRFEEVRRADGRAS; this comes from the coding sequence ATGTGCGCCATGGCCCGACCGCGCAAGCCCCTGCTCAGCACCGACCGCATCGTCGAGACGGCGCGTGCGCTCGTGGACGCGGAGGGGCTCGCGGCCGTCTCCACGCGCCGGCTCGCGGCCGAGCTGGGGGTGAGCGGGCCGTCGCTCTACAACCACTTCCGTACGAAGGACGAGATCCTGGAGGCGGTCGCCGACTCGGTGAGCGCGCAGGTCGATCTGTCGATGTTCGAGGCGGGGTGGGACGTGCGCGAGTGGCGGCGGGCGTTGCACGACTGGGCGGTGTCCTACCGGGCGGCGTTGCGGGCGCATCCGAACGTGGTGCCGGTGCTGGCGCACGGGCCGGGGAGGCGGCCGGCGGCGCTGCGGTTGGCGGACGCGGTGTACGGGGCGATGGTGGACGCGGGGTGGCCTGCCGCGCAGGCGACTTCCGTGGGTGCGTTGATGCGGTACTTCGTGATGGGGTCGGCGTTGGGGTCGTTCGCCGGGGGGTTCGTGAACGACGAGGCGGCCTATGATCCGGCGGACTATCCGCACCTCGGGCAGGCGCATCGGTTGGCCGGGCGCCAGGAGGAGATCGACGAGCGGGCGTTCGAGGTGGGGTTGCGGGCGTTGCTGGACGGGTTGGAGGTGCGGTTCGAGGAGGTGCGCCGGGCGGACGGCCGGGCGTCCTGA
- a CDS encoding acyl-CoA dehydrogenase family protein: MNLELSEEQAAVRRLARDFVEGEIAPHAVAWDRAEEVDRSIVKKLGEVGFLGLTLDEEYGGSGGDHLAYCLVTEELGRGDSSVRGIVSVSLGLVAKTIAAWGSEEQKRRWLPGLTSGAYVGSFGLTEPGTGSDAGNLTTRAVRDGGDYVLNGTKMFITNGTWADVVLLFARSTDAPGHKGVTAFLVPADSPGLTRRTLHGKLGLRGQATAELVFEDVRVPAAAMLGPEGKGFSVAMSALAKGRMSVAAGCVGIAQAALDAAVRYAGEREQFGGPIARHQLVQELISDIAVDVDAARLLTWRVADLIDRGRPFATEASKAKLFASEAAVRAANNALQVFGGYGYIDEYPAGKLLRDARVMTLYEGTSQIQKLLIGRALTGVSAF; this comes from the coding sequence GTGAACCTGGAGCTCAGTGAGGAACAGGCCGCCGTCCGCCGGCTGGCCAGGGACTTCGTCGAGGGCGAGATCGCACCGCACGCCGTCGCCTGGGACCGCGCGGAGGAGGTGGACCGGTCGATCGTCAAGAAGCTCGGCGAGGTCGGCTTCCTCGGCCTGACCCTCGACGAGGAGTACGGCGGCTCCGGCGGCGACCACCTCGCGTACTGCCTCGTCACCGAGGAGCTCGGCCGCGGCGACTCCTCCGTGCGCGGCATCGTCTCCGTCTCCCTCGGTCTCGTCGCCAAGACGATCGCCGCGTGGGGCAGCGAGGAGCAGAAGCGGCGGTGGCTGCCGGGGCTCACCTCCGGCGCGTACGTCGGCTCCTTCGGCCTCACCGAACCGGGCACCGGCTCCGACGCGGGCAACCTCACCACCCGCGCCGTCCGGGACGGCGGGGACTACGTCCTCAACGGCACCAAGATGTTCATCACCAACGGCACCTGGGCCGACGTCGTCCTGCTCTTCGCCCGCTCCACCGACGCCCCCGGCCACAAGGGCGTCACCGCCTTCCTCGTCCCCGCCGACAGCCCCGGCCTGACCCGCCGCACCCTGCACGGTAAGCTCGGCCTGCGCGGCCAGGCCACCGCCGAACTGGTCTTCGAGGACGTCCGGGTCCCCGCCGCCGCGATGCTGGGCCCCGAGGGCAAGGGCTTCTCCGTCGCCATGTCCGCGCTCGCCAAGGGCCGGATGTCGGTCGCGGCCGGCTGCGTCGGCATCGCGCAGGCCGCCCTGGACGCGGCCGTCCGCTACGCGGGCGAGCGCGAGCAGTTCGGCGGGCCCATCGCCCGGCACCAGCTCGTACAGGAACTGATCAGCGATATCGCCGTCGACGTGGACGCCGCCCGGCTGCTCACCTGGCGGGTCGCCGACCTGATCGACCGCGGGCGGCCCTTCGCCACCGAGGCGTCCAAGGCCAAGCTCTTCGCCTCCGAGGCCGCCGTCCGCGCCGCCAACAACGCCCTCCAGGTCTTCGGCGGTTACGGCTACATCGACGAGTACCCGGCGGGCAAACTGCTGCGCGACGCCCGGGTGATGACCCTCTACGAGGGCACCAGCCAGATCCAGAAGCTGCTCATCGGCCGCGCGCTGACCGGCGTCTCGGCGTTCTGA
- a CDS encoding TetR/AcrR family transcriptional regulator has protein sequence MTVPPGRRERKKAATRQKIADAALRLFLERGYDAVGIRDVAAEADVAVTTLFAHFASKEALVFEQDEDFEQRFRQAVTGRAPHEPLVPALRREVHALVRHCTGDGATPVWRMIDATPALREYEEAMRLRHAKTLATAIAEDLGLPPATTACRAIARFVVDAHGLARESADPQAAVDEIFEMIEAAWAVVRPAGNLGDPAGP, from the coding sequence ATGACCGTGCCGCCCGGACGCCGTGAACGCAAGAAGGCCGCGACCCGTCAGAAGATCGCCGATGCGGCGCTACGGCTCTTCCTGGAGCGCGGGTACGACGCGGTGGGCATCCGGGACGTGGCCGCCGAGGCCGATGTGGCAGTCACCACGTTGTTCGCCCACTTCGCCTCGAAAGAGGCCCTGGTGTTCGAACAGGACGAGGATTTCGAGCAGCGTTTCCGGCAGGCGGTCACCGGCCGGGCGCCGCACGAACCGCTCGTCCCCGCACTGCGCCGAGAGGTCCATGCCCTGGTGCGGCATTGCACAGGGGACGGCGCCACTCCGGTCTGGCGCATGATCGACGCCACCCCCGCCCTGCGGGAGTACGAGGAGGCGATGCGGCTGCGCCATGCGAAGACGCTGGCCACCGCCATCGCCGAAGACCTGGGCCTGCCGCCGGCCACCACGGCCTGCCGGGCGATTGCCAGATTCGTGGTCGACGCCCATGGCCTGGCCCGGGAGTCGGCCGATCCGCAGGCCGCGGTGGACGAGATCTTCGAGATGATCGAGGCGGCCTGGGCGGTCGTCCGGCCTGCCGGAAACCTTGGTGACCCGGCCGGACCGTGA
- a CDS encoding YiaA/YiaB family inner membrane protein, producing MSDTPVKQQNTAAFYGQAAASFVVALVATAVGIYHLQADAWVRAFLAVAVLYLVTSAFTLAKVIRDRQEAGQIVSRVDQARLEKLLAEHDPFEKL from the coding sequence ATGAGTGACACACCGGTCAAGCAGCAGAACACCGCCGCCTTCTACGGTCAGGCCGCGGCCTCCTTCGTCGTCGCGCTGGTCGCGACCGCCGTCGGCATCTACCACCTCCAGGCCGACGCCTGGGTCCGCGCCTTCCTCGCCGTCGCCGTGCTGTACCTGGTGACCTCCGCCTTCACCCTCGCCAAGGTCATCCGCGACCGGCAGGAGGCCGGGCAGATCGTCAGCCGCGTCGACCAGGCGAGACTGGAGAAGCTGCTCGCCGAACACGACCCGTTCGAAAAGCTCTGA
- a CDS encoding class F sortase, translating into MPPRRRRRRKPWRRTRAYRLARTAVLAVVLVTVVVRCGEGHRERHPEAHSAAHSGAVGAPSAGSGARGGPGARSSPSPDPTPPTRPLPPSRATAVRIPDLGVDAPIVPVRLDAHRQLGTPPVDKPKLIGWYADGPTPGETGTAVAVGHRDTRTGPAVFAALGQLDPGDHVEARRADGRTAVYTVDRVRTFDKDHFPDKEVYGTSDRPELRVLTCGGLYRSKTGYTSNIVVFAHLTATRGP; encoded by the coding sequence GTGCCGCCTAGGCGGCGCCGCCGACGCAAGCCGTGGCGCCGGACCCGCGCCTACCGCCTCGCCAGGACGGCCGTCCTCGCGGTCGTCCTGGTGACGGTGGTCGTACGGTGCGGGGAGGGGCACCGCGAGCGGCACCCCGAGGCGCACTCCGCGGCGCACTCCGGCGCCGTGGGGGCGCCGTCGGCCGGGTCCGGCGCGCGTGGTGGCCCGGGGGCGCGTTCTTCGCCGAGCCCCGATCCCACGCCCCCGACGCGGCCGCTGCCCCCCTCCAGGGCGACCGCCGTCCGCATCCCCGACCTGGGGGTCGACGCGCCGATCGTCCCGGTCCGGCTCGACGCCCACCGGCAGCTCGGCACCCCGCCCGTCGACAAGCCCAAGCTGATCGGCTGGTACGCGGACGGCCCCACCCCCGGTGAGACCGGCACCGCCGTCGCCGTCGGCCACCGCGACACCCGCACCGGACCCGCCGTCTTCGCCGCACTCGGCCAGCTCGACCCCGGCGACCACGTCGAGGCCCGCCGCGCCGACGGCCGTACCGCCGTCTACACCGTCGACCGGGTGCGGACCTTCGACAAGGACCACTTCCCCGACAAGGAGGTGTACGGCACCAGCGACCGCCCCGAGCTGCGCGTCCTGACCTGCGGCGGGCTCTACCGCAGCAAGACGGGGTACACCAGCAACATCGTCGTCTTCGCCCACCTCACCGCCACGCGCGGACCGTGA
- a CDS encoding nuclear transport factor 2 family protein: protein MSWTRGLLAALAVCALLGGSAGCGAGDARGQHNGSNENSPSPVGKVLDHTDEKGRHYREVDTKDAPEVGVEVQPDSDEDSWTVRLTLRHFRLSPSGTRPVAVAGRGLVRLYLDGRLLARLRTTEYRLSAELARGTHHVTARLYADDGTLWAVDGEPVERTADITASGDGTEPPSTESASPTASGATGRTAADGGRDVTARGADAPVPVSGRRSAVRTDGGGPPAPVGKA from the coding sequence ATGTCGTGGACGCGCGGACTGCTCGCGGCGCTCGCGGTGTGCGCCCTGCTCGGCGGCTCGGCCGGCTGTGGCGCCGGTGACGCGCGCGGGCAGCACAACGGGAGCAACGAGAACTCGCCCTCGCCGGTGGGCAAGGTGCTGGACCACACCGACGAGAAGGGCAGGCACTACCGTGAGGTGGACACAAAGGACGCACCCGAAGTCGGTGTCGAGGTCCAGCCGGACTCCGACGAGGACAGCTGGACGGTCCGGCTGACCCTGCGCCACTTCCGCCTCTCGCCCTCCGGTACCCGCCCGGTGGCCGTGGCCGGACGCGGCCTCGTCCGGCTCTATCTCGACGGTCGTCTGCTGGCCCGGCTGCGTACCACCGAGTACCGGCTGTCCGCCGAGCTCGCGCGCGGCACGCACCACGTCACCGCGCGCCTCTACGCCGACGACGGCACCCTCTGGGCGGTCGACGGCGAACCGGTGGAACGCACGGCGGACATCACCGCCTCCGGCGACGGCACGGAACCGCCCTCGACGGAATCGGCGTCGCCCACGGCGAGCGGTGCGACGGGCAGGACCGCGGCGGACGGCGGGCGCGACGTGACCGCGCGCGGTGCGGACGCACCCGTTCCCGTGAGTGGACGGCGTTCCGCCGTGCGGACAGACGGGGGAGGTCCACCGGCCCCCGTCGGAAAGGCATGA
- a CDS encoding MaoC family dehydratase: protein MAEPRVFAGVDELKGAVGEQLGYSDWVEVDQKRIDLFAEATGDHQWIHVDPEKAASGPFGTTIAHGYLTLSLLPLFGPQLLGVEGVRMGVNYGTNKVRFPAPVPVGSRLRATARITGADDVPGGVQVTVAFTVEREGGDKPVCVAESVSRYYL from the coding sequence ATGGCAGAGCCCAGAGTGTTCGCCGGTGTGGACGAGTTGAAGGGCGCCGTCGGGGAGCAGTTGGGGTACAGCGACTGGGTGGAGGTCGATCAGAAGCGGATCGACCTGTTCGCCGAGGCGACCGGGGATCATCAGTGGATCCATGTGGATCCGGAGAAGGCCGCCTCCGGGCCCTTCGGGACGACCATCGCGCACGGATATCTGACCCTGTCGCTGCTGCCGCTGTTCGGGCCGCAGCTCCTCGGTGTCGAGGGCGTGAGGATGGGCGTCAACTACGGGACGAACAAGGTGCGTTTCCCCGCGCCCGTCCCCGTCGGCTCCCGGCTGCGCGCCACCGCGCGCATCACCGGCGCCGACGACGTGCCCGGCGGCGTGCAGGTCACCGTCGCGTTCACCGTGGAGCGCGAGGGCGGCGACAAGCCGGTGTGCGTCGCGGAGTCGGTGTCCCGGTACTACCTCTGA
- the hmgA gene encoding homogentisate 1,2-dioxygenase — translation MTGDARKRAEGLTYLHGFGNEHSSEAVPGALPEGRNAPQRAPLGLYAEQLSGTAFTEPRAHNRRSWLYRIRPSAAHPAFRRTDNGALRTAPFAESVPDPNRLRWDPMPEPAPGTDFLAGLWTLGGNGDATQRTGMAVHLYHANASMERVFSDADGELLIVPERGGLLLHTELGALHAEPGHVALIPRGVRFRVELLDSLARGYVCENYGAPFRLPDLGPIGANGLAGVRDFRAPVAAYEDVEGPVEVVNKFCGNLWTATYDHSPLDVVAWHGNHVPYVYDLRRFNVIGSISYDHPDPSIFTVLTSPSDTPGLAGVDFVVFAPRWLVGEDTFRPPYFHRNVMSEYMGLVEGAYDAKSAGKGGFVPGGGSLHNMMSAHGPDRETFERASTAELKPQKVDDGLAFMFETRWPVTLTPHAADADHLQRRYDDVWQGLQRHFRPLH, via the coding sequence ATGACCGGGGACGCGAGGAAGCGTGCCGAAGGACTGACCTATCTGCACGGCTTCGGCAACGAGCACAGTTCCGAGGCGGTGCCGGGCGCCCTGCCCGAGGGGCGCAACGCACCGCAGCGGGCCCCGCTCGGGCTGTACGCGGAGCAGCTGAGCGGTACCGCGTTCACCGAGCCGAGGGCGCACAACCGCCGCTCCTGGCTGTACCGGATCCGCCCCTCGGCCGCGCACCCCGCCTTCCGCCGCACGGACAACGGCGCCCTGCGCACCGCTCCGTTCGCCGAGAGCGTCCCGGACCCCAACCGGCTGCGCTGGGACCCGATGCCCGAGCCGGCCCCGGGCACGGACTTCCTCGCGGGCCTGTGGACGCTGGGCGGCAACGGCGACGCCACCCAGCGCACCGGTATGGCCGTGCACCTCTACCACGCCAACGCGTCCATGGAACGGGTGTTCAGCGACGCGGACGGCGAGCTGCTGATCGTCCCCGAGCGCGGCGGACTGCTGCTGCACACCGAGTTGGGCGCGCTGCACGCGGAGCCCGGCCATGTGGCGCTGATCCCGCGCGGGGTGCGCTTCCGGGTGGAGCTGCTGGACAGCTTGGCCCGGGGGTACGTCTGCGAGAACTACGGCGCCCCCTTCCGGCTGCCCGACCTCGGCCCGATCGGCGCCAACGGCCTCGCGGGCGTGCGGGACTTCCGGGCGCCCGTGGCGGCGTACGAGGACGTCGAGGGGCCGGTGGAGGTGGTGAACAAGTTCTGCGGCAACCTCTGGACGGCCACGTACGACCACTCGCCGCTCGACGTGGTGGCCTGGCACGGCAACCACGTGCCCTACGTCTACGACCTGCGCCGCTTCAACGTGATCGGCAGCATCTCCTACGACCACCCGGACCCGTCGATCTTCACGGTGCTGACCTCCCCGTCCGACACCCCGGGGCTGGCCGGCGTCGACTTCGTGGTGTTCGCGCCGCGCTGGCTGGTGGGCGAGGACACGTTCCGGCCGCCGTACTTCCACCGGAACGTGATGAGCGAGTACATGGGGCTCGTCGAGGGCGCGTACGACGCGAAGTCGGCCGGGAAGGGCGGGTTCGTGCCGGGCGGCGGCTCGCTGCACAACATGATGTCGGCGCACGGCCCCGACCGGGAGACGTTCGAGCGGGCGAGCACGGCCGAGCTGAAGCCGCAGAAGGTCGACGACGGGCTCGCGTTCATGTTCGAGACGCGGTGGCCGGTGACGCTCACCCCGCACGCGGCGGACGCGGACCACCTGCAGCGGCGCTACGACGACGTCTGGCAGGGCCTGCAACGGCACTTCCGACCCTTGCACTGA
- a CDS encoding TetR/AcrR family transcriptional regulator, with product MSTAQETVGGESEPWVEVTPDAARRLLVAAVDAFAERGYHATTTRDIASRAGMSPAALYIHYKTKEELLQRISRIGHEKVLEILQVAARGEGNATERLADAVSSFVRWHAGRRTTARVVQYELDALGPEARAEIVALRRRVDAEVRGIIEDGVASGEFDVLDVRGTTLAVLSLCVDVARWFTIDGPRTPEEIGTLYADLVLRMVAAK from the coding sequence ATGAGTACGGCGCAGGAGACGGTCGGCGGCGAGAGCGAGCCGTGGGTGGAGGTCACCCCGGACGCGGCCCGGCGGCTGCTGGTGGCGGCCGTGGACGCCTTCGCCGAGCGCGGCTACCACGCGACGACCACCCGTGACATCGCGAGCCGCGCCGGCATGAGCCCGGCCGCGCTCTACATCCACTACAAGACCAAGGAAGAGCTGCTCCAGCGGATCAGCCGGATCGGCCACGAGAAGGTGCTGGAGATCCTTCAGGTGGCGGCCCGCGGCGAGGGCAACGCCACCGAGCGGCTCGCCGACGCGGTCAGCTCCTTCGTACGGTGGCACGCCGGCCGGCGCACCACCGCGCGGGTCGTGCAGTACGAGCTGGACGCGCTCGGCCCCGAGGCGCGCGCCGAGATCGTCGCGCTGCGCCGCCGGGTCGACGCCGAGGTGCGCGGGATCATCGAGGACGGCGTCGCCTCCGGCGAGTTCGACGTGCTGGACGTGCGCGGCACCACGCTCGCCGTCCTCTCGCTCTGCGTGGACGTCGCCCGCTGGTTCACCATCGACGGCCCCCGCACCCCCGAGGAGATCGGCACGCTCTACGCCGACCTCGTACTGCGGATGGTGGCCGCGAAGTAG